The following DNA comes from Lepidochelys kempii isolate rLepKem1 chromosome 9, rLepKem1.hap2, whole genome shotgun sequence.
CAAGAACACAAGGGTGTGGAGAGAGACAATAAGTGAAAATTATAAAATAGGCAGGACAGCAAGGAGAGCCAGGAGCGAATTTTAATGGCccaggagcagatgataaaagtgatggaggacCAAATAGAGATGTTGAAGTCTGTAATCACGCTGTAGGCAGAACACATGCGtgctcttctctctcccctcccatccccctgcagctGATACAGAGATGCTTGTCATGCCTTCCCCAAACTCCTCTCAGACATTTCTTGCATCTTCCCAGCCTGTCTCAGTACCCtgttcactccaccccttcagaCAGTttccaaaatgatagctggaGTAACACATAGCTATGAGAACCTACATCAGGACACTGCCCTTCACTGTTATCTCCCTTTCCACTGAGCattttctctgtgtttttaattGGTGTTTAATAAAAACATACTCTCTGAAAAATAATCAGTCTTCATTTGTCTCCTACACACAGTGGTTGCTGCTGGAATTAATACACAGTTGCAATCTGATCATTTGCTGACTACAAATCACTATTGGGAATCATCAAAATTTTCATGCAAGGTGGCaagttaacaaagcatggcagagtgCTGTATAGCAAGACACATTGCTggtgctcattgtcaaaatggtgCCTAAAAGGCTCCAGGATTCAAATAGCCCTCTGTTGTGCCCCTATAATAGCCCTGgttctggctgctcaaaatcagccaccaggtGATCCGCATCCATGCTCCACCCTGAGGAAAACTTTTCACCCTTAGCCTCACAAATAGTATGCAGCACACAGCAGgttgctatgaccatgggaatattttcctcatttaggtcTAATCTGCCATAAAGGCAGTGCCAGTgtgcttttaatctgccaaaagcacattctacggTCATTCTACATTTGCTCACCctgttgttgaagtgctccttgctgctgtccaggtttcctaTGTAAGGCTTCGTGAGCCATGGGAGTAAAGGGtatgctgggtctcccaggatcactttgggcatttcaacatcccccattgGAATCttgtctggaaagaaagtctctgcttgcagctttctgtacaggccaatGCTCTtgaagatgtgtgcgtcatgcaccttcccggACCAGCCCGCATTGATGTCAGTGACACGCCCACaatgatccacaagcgcctgcaatgccatagagaaatacccctttctattgatgtactcctTTGCAAGAtagtctggggccaaaattggggtatgtgtgccatctatcgccgtGCCACAGTTAGGAAATCCTATTGCCTCAAAGCCATCCACTGTATCACACACATTTCCAAGAGTCACAGTTTTGTAGTAGAATGTCCTGCACACTTGCGATAATGCAGTCCCAACTATGGACACCAAACTGATTCGCGacctgactggtagcagtctagAGTTGCCCGTTTCCACAGAGTGATCGCCACGTGTTTCTCCactgagagggcagctctcattttggtgtccttgtgccgcagtgCTGGGCCAAGCTCCACGCACTGTTCTgggaaggtggctttctgcatctgaatgttctgcagccactgctcatcattccAGATCTGCATAACGATGCAAGCCCAAAAGCGACGGTccaccatgtttcagagtagcagccgtgttagtctgtattcgccaaaaaaaaaaaaaggtacttgtggcacctttagaggctaacaaatttatttgagcataagcttttgtgagctacagctcacttcatcggatgcctgcagtggaaaatacagtggggagaaatgtgcagcagctcagtgaatggcaaaTGTAATCTGGTGGTGTTTCTCTCCATTgcacacagcaggtcaggcacCTCAGATTCCTGTTTAGATTGGGAGCTGCTCATGATATACTGCATGACCAGCCATGACTTAGTCATAACAGTGACCACAACCgtagagagcagtgcaggatccatcctttCAGACAAAGAGGGCGGGCGCACTGTAAACAGGCTGTTGAAAAATGGCACTGACCACAGTCGGAAGCCCATGGAGTGATGGAACAGAAAAAGCTGCATCATGGGATGTTGAGCCGGTATCCATGTTGCTCTGTGAtccactctgccttcccacaactcctagcCTCTAGCCGCAGAAGGTAGCAAGTGGCACAGTGGGATAGGTACCCAGTGCATTACTCTGTTGATGCTAGAGCTCTGCTGATGGGAGTGTTATGTGAACgtgcacaagtgatgtaattagaGTGGGTTTTGATCGTTTGGCGTAACTTGCATCGACACAACTctgaagtgtagacaaggccttaatctCTGATCTCTCCAGTAGTGATTCTACAACCTGCTTTTGGAAGCTTATTTTACTAATGAACTCTTTTGGTATTAGGGTTTTCCTAGTACTTAACATGAGCTTTCTTTGCTGCAGCTCATTAGTTCCTGCCTGTTCCGTCAATGATTAGTGAGAATAATCTGTTCTTGGTCTCTTTAGAACAGTTCTTTGTGTATTCAGAGTGACATGGTAGCAGTCTGATTATATTTCGAAGAACAGATGTACCAAGTTTTCCTCCTAGGTTCTAtattctaaaccttttattgGTGTGGTCTGAATACTCTACAGTACTAGGTAACTGGTGCTGAGTGAATTAATTACTTTACTTATTTTATAGGCAGTATTCATACATCTTACTAGCGCATTTGCCTCATCTGCATTGAATCATATTCAGTTTAACTCCTAGAGCCTTCTCTGTGTTACTACTGCTTAGGTGGTAGAGAACAAGGATAGCATGGAGTGGGCCAAGCAGTGTGATACCACAAGTGACAGAGAACATCTTGCTGTGGGGCACAAGACCGCAAATCCCTTTCTCTGCAGTCAAGTCCTAAAGACTCGTTTAGATTACCTACAAGAAATTATCTGGCTGATTAAGGCTAGGTTGTAGGTATTcagctaatttatttttatttagctaAATAATCAGGATGTGTCCAATTGCCATGTGACCACTCTATTTGTATGTTGTACctctttttcctctcctctacttCTACTGTTTCTTTCTAGAGCAGAGGGTCTCAAACTGGGAGGGCTATGGAATACGTTTTcgggtgtgtgtgagaaacttGGGGGATGGGGATCCTCACTgtgcacattttacccacagtAACAAACAactagcaaagctgattcctTCGGACAGATCAGATCTTCAGATGGCGCTGTGCATTTTGATGCTATTCTTTTAAGCTTGAATAGCATTATACAAGTCGTTGCCATCTGTACATTAATCAGTTTATGATTCAGTGTGcacatttaactttaagcatcgcAATTTCCATTTTGCCCTTATTAAAATGGATCGTTGGCGctgtttgaatcaatgccttactgtttttaatatttaatgagagttgcatgtttgttttttattggtaTATGTACTTGTTGGGGGGGGGATAAACTCCTACAGACACAAAGGAGGGcatgatcaaataagtttgagaaccagtgttcTAGAGTGTAGGCTGCCTCTTTATGTGTGTTTAGCATCTAGCATGCTGTGTCCGCTaccaaaaataaattattaaaaatgttgAGGGCATTGTATTAGAGAAACCTTCtacactttttgttttaaaattcctATAAGTGAGtgactttgttttctctttcgGCAGGATTCTCCATTTCTGGGTAAAGAATGCAGACAATAAAGTGTGTAGTTGTTGGAGATGGTGCGGTGGGAAAGACCTGTCTTCTCATCAGCTACACCACCAATGCCTTTCCAGAGGAGTACATACCCACTGTGTTTGACAACTATAGTGCCCAGATGACTGTGGATGGCCGGACAGTTAGTCTAAATCTCTGGGACACTGCAGGCCAGGAGGAATATGACCGTCTACGTACCCTCTCATATCCTCAAACCAATGTATTTGTCATCTGTTTTTCCATTGGAAGTCCCTCCTCTTATGCAAATGTTCGGCACAAATGGCACCCTGAAGTCTCTCACCACTGTCCTAATGTTCCAATCCTTTTAGTTGGCACCAAAAGGGACTTACGAAGTGATGTGGAAACCGTTAAAAAGCTGAAGGAGCAAAGCTTGGCTCCCACTACCCCACAACAGGGAACTTCACTGGCCAAACAGATTGGAGCAGTAAAATATTTGGAATGCTCAGCTCTGAACCAGGAGGGGGTTCGAGAGGTGTTTGCTGAAGCTGTGCGCGCAGTTTTATACCCAGTggcaaagaaaaacacaaaaaagtgTGTCCTGTTGTAGTTGCCGAAGACGATGGATATTTGAAGTGAAATGAAGACTGACGGGGATCTTGGCGggctcctttcttttttttaattgaagattTGCATCTTGCACTAACAGGTCTAAACAGAAATGGTTCATGCAAAGTATATTCTTGCAGTTTGGTAACTGCttcagggaaactgagacaaaccAGTTCATTCCAGCCTAGTGAGAGACTGATGAAATATCTATCCATCTTCTAAAGTTCCAGAGTCTCCATCTCCAGAGTTCAGTTGGCTTCCATTCTTTTCAATAGAAGAGGATGAGGGGACTTCTTCAAAGCCAAACTTTTCCTTTACTAGACAAACTTCAGTTATTGGCCTTGCTGAAAGCGACAGATATTGATAATTTTGCTTTAAATATAGttcctgctgcttctggcccTTACTGATTCATCAACTTGGTCTACCAGACAAGAGCCTGGCTTTCTAATTATTGCCTTAATTTGACATCATGAAATTTGAAAACCATTTgtctaaatttaaaaatgctgaaaCCTTCAATATTAATATGAGacttactttatagtgaagaatGTGATTACTTGTATGAAAAGTTAATGAAAACCAATCATGTTTGGTCCAGTGTTTCAGACATAAGGAACTCCTGAAATGGTTTCATTAGTATTAAGATCAGAAGTTGGCACCTCCTGATATGTGGAATTCTAGATGACAGTAACTCAAATAAATGATTCTGTGGTGGTTTAGGAACAGAGACGTGAGATAGTAACAAAATGCAGGTCTGCCATAGTTGTCTTAACTGCATTAGGGTTTCTCTTCCCCCTCTAAAGAGTATTTTAAATTTTGAGAGTGGAGTTATTGTTCTCTCTTCAAACTGCTTGAGGTAATTGGGATGACATTCTCAAAGTGGATTTCCTAGTATGACCTGCATACTTGTACATGTACATTCCCCTGCCTTTTAGGAGAATTCCAGAGAGTTGGAAGGAGACTGTTGCTCTTGAGGAATTAGTTCTCTTTCTCCCAACCATAATTAACCCCTGCATCATTGCATGAGAGTTCATGGCAGATCATGTCTTGGAATTGTGTAGGTCCTATAACATGAAGCCAGGAACCATGTTTAACTATGGTTCcagttaaactgtttttaatggtTGGCCAGCTATGGTGGATACGGTTACCTGGgctacagcattttaaaaataattctcctCTCCACGCTAGCTGGTCACACATTATTATAAATTACTTTTTAGCTGAAGCTCTATTTAAACACTTCAATAACTGTTCCTACCCCTTTGTGAATGGTCACTGGCTTCTATCTTCAGAAGTCTGTTTACCCACAACACCTAGGATGAGCAAAAAAGCAGCAGTGTGAAACCTCCATTAAAGACTTGCCCCTGCAACTTGCAGATCTGAAATTGATGTGCTGTATAAGAGATTCTGTATTAATATAAGGATGCTGGGATTTGTGGGTTTTGTGTACTGAAAT
Coding sequences within:
- the LOC140916801 gene encoding rho-related GTP-binding protein RhoG-like → MQTIKCVVVGDGAVGKTCLLISYTTNAFPEEYIPTVFDNYSAQMTVDGRTVSLNLWDTAGQEEYDRLRTLSYPQTNVFVICFSIGSPSSYANVRHKWHPEVSHHCPNVPILLVGTKRDLRSDVETVKKLKEQSLAPTTPQQGTSLAKQIGAVKYLECSALNQEGVREVFAEAVRAVLYPVAKKNTKKCVLL